One window of Desulfovibrio subterraneus genomic DNA carries:
- a CDS encoding tetratricopeptide repeat protein, which translates to MRNKTQSPFASALVVADNEGVAAIDRTALHGLGIRHVRVVSSGELAAKLLAKQATAGITFKNDLPPFDIVICNATLEDMRGTEFLGIIRKHPRLAALPVVLASANATRTDVLDGVRAGCSGFLLRPYTTTAFEEQLQLAAKALPGTYLSGKMQQGQQAIDTNDFDKALDQLHTVVEIARPRAQVLYESGMDLLAVGDYDGAIGAFNKAVRLNVLYAEAYVGLSRAWRGKGDVKQSQKYMRMAAEAYARLEQFAESRAVFQQLVKERPDMSNPLTGTATFLLKQGNYTAAARAFAEGHRVDPESDLTTQISRACHFTDKPEATAKALCLALEREGEKDLAERVFRRILTEPTPRGDAAPNSMLARFPRLNELVSVARYTFRLYRDAKLADDVA; encoded by the coding sequence ATGCGAAACAAGACTCAATCTCCCTTTGCGTCCGCGCTTGTTGTTGCGGATAACGAAGGCGTAGCCGCCATCGACCGCACAGCGCTTCACGGTCTGGGCATCCGCCATGTGCGGGTGGTCTCTTCCGGCGAGCTGGCGGCAAAACTACTGGCAAAGCAGGCGACCGCAGGTATCACGTTCAAGAACGACCTGCCGCCTTTTGATATCGTGATCTGCAATGCCACACTTGAAGATATGCGGGGAACGGAGTTTCTCGGCATCATCCGCAAGCATCCCCGGCTTGCCGCCCTGCCCGTGGTGCTGGCCTCTGCCAACGCCACACGCACAGACGTGCTGGACGGCGTGCGCGCAGGATGCTCCGGCTTTCTTCTGCGCCCCTACACCACCACCGCCTTTGAAGAACAGCTGCAACTGGCTGCCAAGGCCCTGCCGGGCACCTACCTGAGCGGCAAGATGCAGCAGGGACAGCAGGCGATAGATACCAACGACTTTGACAAGGCACTCGACCAGCTGCATACGGTTGTGGAAATTGCCCGCCCCAGAGCGCAGGTGCTGTATGAAAGCGGCATGGATCTTCTTGCTGTGGGCGATTACGACGGTGCCATAGGTGCCTTCAACAAGGCCGTGCGACTGAATGTGCTCTATGCCGAGGCATACGTCGGTCTTTCCCGCGCATGGCGCGGCAAGGGAGATGTAAAGCAGTCGCAGAAATACATGCGCATGGCTGCCGAGGCCTATGCACGCCTTGAACAGTTCGCCGAATCGCGCGCCGTGTTTCAGCAGCTTGTCAAGGAACGGCCGGACATGTCCAACCCGCTTACCGGCACGGCCACCTTCCTGCTCAAGCAGGGCAACTATACCGCGGCGGCGCGGGCCTTTGCGGAAGGCCACAGGGTTGACCCCGAGTCCGACCTGACCACCCAGATTTCCCGCGCCTGCCATTTCACCGACAAGCCGGAGGCAACGGCAAAGGCACTGTGCCTCGCACTGGAACGTGAGGGAGAAAAGGATCTGGCCGAGCGGGTATTCCGCCGCATACTGACGGAACCCACCCCGCGCGGAGACGCAGCCCCCAACTCCATGCTCGCGCGCTTTCCCCGCCTTAACGAGCTGGTTTCCGTTGCCCGTTACACCTTCCGCCTGTACCGCGACGCCAAGCTCGCGGACGACGTCGCCTGA
- the yjgA gene encoding ribosome biogenesis factor YjgA has protein sequence MTEDFDFIHDEMDDNEGEEYLSRSEKKRRSTARQKIGEDLARMPITAVRSFGLPSALVAAFEEFHKYSKHEAKRRQMQFIGRMLREVDTAELEARLSDYHAGRASATADFQHLERLRDALMNEQEGALDEMLETYPSADVQYVRQLVRNGRKEIAAGKPSKTARTLFRYLRDIEEQ, from the coding sequence ATGACCGAAGATTTTGATTTCATACATGACGAAATGGACGATAACGAGGGCGAGGAATATCTCAGCCGCTCCGAAAAAAAGCGCAGAAGCACGGCCCGCCAGAAGATTGGCGAGGACCTTGCGCGCATGCCCATAACCGCCGTACGCAGCTTCGGGCTTCCGTCTGCGCTGGTTGCGGCCTTTGAGGAATTTCACAAATATTCCAAACATGAGGCGAAGCGCAGGCAGATGCAGTTTATCGGCAGAATGCTGCGGGAGGTAGATACCGCCGAGCTGGAAGCCCGCCTGAGCGACTACCATGCCGGAAGGGCATCCGCCACCGCTGATTTTCAGCATCTTGAACGGCTGCGCGATGCTCTCATGAATGAGCAGGAAGGAGCCTTGGACGAAATGCTGGAAACGTATCCTTCTGCTGACGTGCAGTACGTGCGCCAGCTTGTGCGCAACGGGCGGAAGGAAATTGCGGCGGGCAAACCTTCCAAAACTGCGCGTACCCTGTTCCGCTATCTTCGGGATATTGAGGAACAGTAA
- a CDS encoding GGDEF domain-containing protein: protein MSVHAHSRHLARPHGGQLLRSFPCVLRALFLLLVPVAILAFTPAPSRADLHKVTLQLHWQNQFEFAGYYAAVEQGYYREEGLEVTIREGGPGIVPLTQIMQGKAEFCVGGSEILLARLRGQPVVALAAIFQHSAATLLVRSDSGIYTPQDLAGRILEMGDMESDAEIYALLMNEGLTKDKIIHVPSTFTMNGIIDKKVDALSSYLSNQPFFLKKASVPYRLLRPLWYGIDFYGDTLFTTETLAEQNPALVEAFIRASLKGWGYALNHPDELIRTIFTKYPPSLIPRTQEHLWFEYQEMKKLIMPTVIEIGHMNPGRFRHMADTFVQLGLAKPGYNLNHFIYQPKHSFIDWHSYEAQFVLYVAPATLLLLFMWWMFRRRLFAEHELRMLAESDLEAWRFKTRQVLSSTQAGYWEWDLRQNEFFLDERTATLLGLPPISIQLTPEDMPKLSDSAITTFYASLKSAVQDKAETINLEFRTSSSGLRWVSCKGAVVKVGTLPPKLVAGILTDITAIKQLAREVEEIGRTSLLNGIPNRHLFFQRAETSFIQAKKNSLTVTIAIIHIDQFKDMLAAHGTIAAEQLLKDFYAALSASVRPQDTVALMGNNEFFILFPGADRTICRSLLESFRMHVSTTEFTTPHFHMPITFSAGIADTTELAKDNIRPRALIALADKRLDAAQTAGKDRLIAD, encoded by the coding sequence ATGTCAGTGCACGCCCATTCGCGCCACCTCGCCCGACCACACGGCGGCCAGCTTCTCCGCAGCTTTCCGTGTGTTCTCAGAGCATTATTCCTGTTACTTGTTCCTGTTGCCATTCTTGCCTTCACACCGGCCCCCTCGCGTGCCGATCTTCATAAGGTAACATTGCAGTTACACTGGCAGAACCAATTTGAATTTGCCGGTTACTATGCCGCTGTGGAGCAGGGATATTACAGGGAAGAGGGGCTTGAGGTTACCATACGCGAAGGCGGCCCCGGCATTGTACCGCTTACACAGATAATGCAGGGCAAGGCGGAATTCTGCGTCGGCGGCTCGGAAATACTGCTCGCCCGCCTGCGGGGGCAGCCTGTTGTGGCCCTTGCGGCCATATTCCAGCATTCAGCGGCAACTCTGCTCGTTCGTTCCGATTCCGGCATCTACACTCCGCAGGATCTTGCCGGCCGCATCCTTGAAATGGGTGACATGGAAAGCGATGCCGAAATATATGCCCTGCTGATGAACGAAGGGCTCACCAAGGACAAGATAATCCACGTTCCTTCCACCTTCACCATGAACGGCATTATCGACAAAAAGGTGGATGCGCTTTCCAGCTATCTCTCCAACCAGCCGTTCTTTTTAAAAAAGGCATCAGTCCCTTATCGCCTGCTGCGTCCCCTGTGGTATGGCATCGATTTTTACGGAGACACCCTCTTCACCACGGAAACCCTTGCCGAGCAGAACCCCGCACTTGTCGAGGCATTCATCCGTGCCTCCCTCAAAGGCTGGGGGTACGCCCTTAACCATCCGGACGAGCTGATCCGCACCATATTCACCAAGTACCCGCCATCTCTCATTCCGAGAACGCAGGAGCACCTCTGGTTTGAGTATCAGGAGATGAAGAAGCTGATCATGCCCACGGTCATCGAAATAGGCCACATGAACCCCGGCAGGTTCAGGCACATGGCCGACACCTTCGTGCAGCTGGGACTCGCTAAACCGGGATACAACCTCAACCACTTCATTTATCAGCCCAAGCATAGCTTCATAGACTGGCATAGCTACGAAGCCCAGTTCGTCTTGTATGTAGCCCCCGCAACCCTGCTGCTGCTCTTCATGTGGTGGATGTTCCGCCGCAGGCTCTTTGCCGAACATGAGCTCAGAATGCTGGCTGAATCCGACCTCGAAGCATGGCGCTTCAAAACCCGTCAGGTTCTTTCCAGCACGCAGGCCGGTTATTGGGAATGGGATCTCAGACAGAATGAGTTCTTTCTTGATGAAAGAACCGCCACCCTGCTCGGCCTGCCCCCCATATCCATCCAACTGACACCGGAAGACATGCCCAAGCTTTCCGATTCCGCCATAACAACCTTTTATGCTTCATTAAAGTCCGCTGTTCAGGACAAGGCGGAAACCATCAATCTGGAATTCAGAACCAGCTCCAGCGGCCTGCGCTGGGTTTCCTGCAAAGGTGCCGTGGTCAAGGTAGGAACACTGCCGCCCAAACTTGTTGCGGGCATTCTCACGGACATAACAGCCATAAAGCAGCTCGCGCGTGAGGTGGAAGAAATAGGCCGCACAAGCCTGCTTAACGGCATCCCCAACAGACACCTGTTCTTCCAGAGAGCAGAAACAAGCTTCATACAGGCCAAGAAAAACAGCCTTACCGTCACTATTGCGATCATCCATATCGACCAGTTCAAGGACATGCTGGCGGCCCATGGCACCATCGCCGCCGAGCAGCTGCTCAAGGACTTTTATGCCGCGCTCAGCGCCTCGGTGCGGCCGCAGGATACAGTGGCCCTCATGGGCAACAACGAGTTCTTCATCCTGTTCCCCGGAGCGGACAGAACCATCTGCCGCTCATTGCTCGAATCATTCCGCATGCATGTAAGCACTACGGAATTCACCACACCGCATTTCCATATGCCCATCACCTTCTCGGCGGGCATTGCGGACACGACAGAGCTGGCAAAGGATAATATACGCCCAAGAGCCCTTATCGCCCTTGCCGACAAACGGCTGGATGCCGCCCAGACAGCCGGAAAAGACCGGTTGATAGCGGATTAA
- a CDS encoding N-acyl homoserine lactonase family protein produces the protein MQYKIHPIVMGTKVFDKGMMTYQHDYGKSYTIPIYCWYVEGGDKKILVDTGEMQPIKSEDREKAIGGPIYTFEEGLAKYGLTPDDIDIIIHTHLHNDHCENDYKCSNAEIYVHERELEHIHNPHPLDFRYLEDYIEDVEENGQLRVITENEKEIVPGIRVMHTPVHTAGGLTIFIDTAEGTVAITGFCIIDENLNPPAEIRAQEMEVIPPGTCINPTESYDIMLKVKSMASRVLALHEPRYAGVETIG, from the coding sequence ATGCAGTATAAAATCCATCCCATTGTCATGGGAACCAAGGTATTTGATAAAGGCATGATGACCTATCAGCACGACTACGGGAAGTCCTACACCATCCCTATCTACTGCTGGTATGTCGAAGGCGGCGACAAGAAGATTCTGGTGGATACGGGCGAAATGCAGCCCATCAAGTCTGAAGACCGCGAAAAGGCCATAGGCGGCCCCATCTACACCTTTGAAGAAGGGCTTGCCAAATACGGCCTTACGCCGGACGACATAGACATCATCATCCACACGCACCTGCACAACGACCATTGCGAAAATGACTACAAGTGCAGCAATGCCGAAATATATGTGCACGAGCGCGAACTTGAGCACATCCACAATCCGCACCCGCTCGATTTCCGCTATCTGGAAGATTACATCGAAGATGTGGAGGAAAACGGTCAGCTGCGCGTCATCACCGAAAACGAAAAGGAAATCGTGCCCGGTATCCGCGTCATGCACACCCCCGTGCACACGGCCGGTGGCCTGACCATATTCATTGATACAGCAGAAGGCACCGTTGCCATCACCGGATTCTGCATCATTGACGAAAATCTCAATCCGCCTGCGGAGATCCGCGCACAGGAGATGGAGGTCATTCCCCCCGGAACCTGCATCAACCCGACGGAGAGCTACGACATCATGCTCAAGGTGAAGTCCATGGCATCCAGAGTGCTGGCCCTGCACGAACCCCGCTACGCCGGTGTGGAAACCATAGGCTGA
- a CDS encoding OsmC family protein — MSNTILDVTYEGGMKVAASIRNFTVHTDQKEKQGGEDSAPTPFELFFAALATCAGVYAKRFCDKKDIPMDGIAISMECEFDPDPKKYRAQKITTIITVPDSFPEKFETAFIRTVEGCAVKKQILEPPVFAVEIRR; from the coding sequence ATGAGCAATACCATTCTCGACGTGACATACGAAGGCGGCATGAAAGTGGCCGCAAGCATCCGCAACTTCACGGTGCACACAGATCAGAAGGAAAAACAGGGCGGCGAGGACAGTGCGCCCACGCCGTTTGAACTGTTCTTTGCCGCACTGGCCACCTGCGCCGGTGTCTATGCCAAGCGCTTCTGCGACAAGAAGGATATTCCCATGGACGGCATTGCCATCTCCATGGAATGCGAGTTCGATCCCGATCCCAAGAAATATCGCGCGCAGAAGATCACCACGATCATAACCGTGCCGGACAGTTTTCCGGAAAAGTTCGAAACCGCCTTCATCCGCACAGTAGAAGGCTGTGCCGTGAAAAAGCAGATTCTGGAACCGCCGGTATTCGCGGTGGAAATCAGACGCTGA
- the pgl gene encoding 6-phosphogluconolactonase, protein MPTSTQLSLHVAETPESMARLAAELLIERCKRAIDDHGTFSVALSGGRTPTLLFRLLSSPEFQNCMPWEKVLFYWVDERCVDPDHPDSNYRVARDELLHKVEATKFYRMRGELDPEEAAQTYERLLRQHFELGPDDLPRFDCILLGMGEDGHVASLFPEEEGINIKDRLVVDQHIRKLKSDRLTLTLPVLNNARCCIFMVQGKEKHAVLAKALNLLGSPDLPAQRVKPTNGELIWVVDEQARRG, encoded by the coding sequence ATGCCCACATCCACACAGCTTTCACTTCACGTTGCCGAAACCCCTGAATCCATGGCCCGCCTTGCAGCGGAGCTGCTTATAGAGCGCTGCAAACGCGCCATAGACGATCATGGCACCTTTTCCGTGGCCCTTTCCGGTGGCAGAACCCCGACCCTGCTGTTCCGCCTGCTCTCCTCCCCCGAATTCCAGAACTGTATGCCGTGGGAGAAAGTGCTTTTTTACTGGGTAGACGAGCGCTGTGTCGATCCCGACCACCCCGACAGCAACTACCGTGTGGCCCGCGATGAGCTGCTCCACAAGGTAGAGGCGACCAAATTCTACCGCATGCGCGGCGAACTGGACCCGGAAGAGGCTGCACAGACATATGAACGCCTGCTGCGCCAGCATTTCGAACTGGGACCGGACGATCTGCCCCGTTTTGACTGCATTCTTCTCGGCATGGGTGAAGACGGGCATGTGGCCTCCCTGTTCCCTGAAGAAGAAGGCATCAACATCAAAGACCGGCTCGTCGTGGACCAGCACATCCGCAAGCTCAAGAGCGACCGGCTCACGCTGACACTGCCCGTGCTGAACAACGCCCGCTGCTGCATCTTCATGGTTCAGGGCAAAGAAAAGCATGCTGTGCTGGCCAAGGCGCTCAATCTGCTCGGCTCTCCCGACCTGCCAGCACAGAGGGTGAAGCCCACCAACGGCGAACTCATCTGGGTGGTGGACGAGCAGGCCCGCCGCGGCTAA
- a CDS encoding YigZ family protein yields MRRLVNKPLPGLDWRCRETGVDLMFACRYPATMTARYSIPDSSFHRVEEMIKKSRFITTMAHAPSVEAAREFIDRIRAEHSDATHNCWAFQAGPPGSTAHVGMSDDGEPHGTAGRPMLNVLLHAPVGEIACVVTRYFGGIKLGTGGLVRAYAGMVKVGLDTLPVRERIVPVQMEVVLDYSAITLFKRLLPEYEAVVLEEAFTVDARYVLEMPEERAEGLRLALEEMTNGTVLVELLQEEHAQAAMSH; encoded by the coding sequence ATGCGGCGTTTGGTCAACAAGCCCTTGCCGGGCCTCGATTGGCGGTGCCGGGAAACCGGAGTTGACCTTATGTTCGCCTGCCGCTATCCAGCCACCATGACTGCACGTTACTCCATACCGGACTCATCCTTTCACCGCGTGGAAGAGATGATCAAGAAGAGCCGGTTCATCACCACCATGGCGCATGCTCCCTCTGTCGAGGCTGCGCGCGAATTCATCGATCGCATTCGTGCCGAGCATTCCGATGCCACGCATAACTGCTGGGCGTTTCAGGCCGGTCCGCCCGGCAGCACTGCCCACGTGGGTATGAGCGACGACGGCGAACCCCACGGTACGGCAGGCAGGCCCATGCTGAATGTGCTGCTGCATGCTCCGGTGGGAGAAATAGCCTGCGTGGTGACGCGCTATTTCGGCGGCATAAAGCTCGGCACCGGCGGCCTCGTCCGCGCCTATGCCGGTATGGTCAAGGTGGGGCTGGATACTCTGCCTGTCCGCGAACGCATTGTTCCCGTGCAGATGGAGGTGGTGCTGGACTACAGTGCCATCACGCTGTTCAAGCGTCTGCTGCCGGAATATGAGGCCGTGGTGCTTGAAGAGGCGTTCACGGTTGATGCCCGTTATGTGCTCGAAATGCCCGAGGAACGTGCCGAAGGACTTCGCCTTGCGCTGGAAGAGATGACCAACGGCACCGTGCTTGTGGAGTTGCTGCAGGAAGAACACGCCCAGGCTGCGATGAGCCATTGA
- a CDS encoding type IA DNA topoisomerase — MSKTLIIAEKPSVAREIAPLVNATGRRDGYMEGPTHLVSWAVGHLVGIAEPEDQHEAWKGKWSLEQLPIIPPKFKLAVLNEGRKQFAVLNRLLNLDEVDTVINATDAGREGELIFRRIYLMAECSKPVKRFWANDMTEEGLKKSLAKLLPDSNKRNLGLASFARAEADWLIGMNFSRIFTIKANSLVSVGRVQTPVLKLMADRRREIEHFVPQNYWTVEGSFGKGAAPADEQREPPFAATWHQPPELSETRINKEEQANHIVHECEGKDGVVDSTTSRKGSTKPPLPFDLTTLQREANTRFGYSAKDTLTIAQALYEQKKLLTYPRTDSRHLTKELFAEILNYFRAIYHLYPDETVPAVGRIRDGKKFPCVDDKKVTDHHAIIPTANKADLDRLSAEERNIYDMVCRRFIAAFSAEATFSSSTVHIVVEGHTFIAKGKVFKDRGWLLVEPWRAAEDNPLPSLRKGSKVTTEAVNAVRRQTKAPAHFTDASLLAAMETAGKFVEDEELRNAMKERGLGTPATRAQIIETLLSRHYVDKDGKKLICSERGLEVADIVSALLPEVASPEMTGLWEKKLKDIEAAQYTYPDFMREIRTMVSRGIGHIKGRSVASIIVAAKARSMPAREPDGKCPLCGGEIVEREKGFSCSRWKREDGGCLFVIWKTMFGRELPPEIIRELLETGRTAEPLDFVSRAGKPYTARLVLEEGQVKPEFVNDRAPRTHAPERETSSGSEIPDEAAPSCNTDQPLEEARFAHNDFSAMQEQSEDSETPPPGSEEA, encoded by the coding sequence ATGTCCAAAACGCTCATCATCGCAGAAAAACCCTCGGTCGCACGGGAAATAGCCCCCTTAGTCAATGCCACAGGCCGCCGCGACGGCTACATGGAAGGTCCTACCCATCTGGTCAGCTGGGCCGTCGGCCACCTTGTGGGCATTGCCGAACCTGAAGACCAGCACGAAGCCTGGAAAGGCAAGTGGAGTCTTGAACAGCTGCCCATCATTCCTCCCAAGTTCAAACTCGCCGTGCTCAACGAGGGACGCAAGCAGTTTGCGGTGCTGAACAGGCTGTTGAATCTGGACGAAGTGGACACCGTCATCAACGCAACTGACGCCGGTCGTGAAGGTGAGCTGATATTTCGCCGCATCTACCTGATGGCGGAATGTTCAAAGCCCGTCAAACGCTTCTGGGCCAACGACATGACCGAAGAGGGCCTGAAGAAAAGCCTTGCCAAACTGCTGCCGGACAGCAACAAGCGCAACCTCGGTCTTGCCTCCTTTGCACGGGCCGAAGCCGACTGGCTCATCGGCATGAATTTTTCGCGCATCTTCACCATCAAGGCCAACAGCCTTGTTTCCGTGGGCCGCGTGCAGACGCCGGTTCTCAAACTGATGGCTGACAGGCGCCGCGAGATCGAGCACTTTGTCCCGCAGAATTACTGGACGGTAGAAGGTTCTTTCGGCAAAGGGGCCGCCCCTGCCGACGAGCAACGGGAACCCCCTTTTGCCGCCACGTGGCACCAGCCGCCGGAACTCAGCGAAACGCGCATAAACAAAGAAGAGCAGGCCAACCACATCGTTCACGAATGCGAGGGCAAAGATGGTGTGGTGGACAGCACCACCAGCCGCAAGGGCAGCACCAAGCCCCCCCTGCCCTTTGACCTGACCACGTTGCAACGGGAGGCCAACACCCGCTTCGGTTATTCGGCAAAAGATACGCTGACCATCGCGCAGGCACTCTACGAACAGAAGAAACTGCTCACCTATCCGCGAACCGACTCCCGGCACCTGACCAAGGAGCTCTTTGCGGAGATACTCAACTACTTCAGGGCCATTTATCACCTCTACCCTGACGAGACAGTTCCGGCAGTGGGCCGCATCCGCGACGGCAAGAAATTTCCCTGTGTGGACGACAAGAAGGTCACGGACCACCACGCCATCATCCCCACGGCCAACAAGGCCGACCTCGACCGCCTTTCTGCTGAAGAGCGCAACATTTATGATATGGTGTGCCGACGTTTCATCGCCGCCTTCAGCGCTGAGGCCACCTTCTCATCGTCCACGGTGCACATTGTGGTCGAAGGCCATACCTTCATAGCCAAGGGCAAGGTGTTCAAGGACAGGGGCTGGCTGCTGGTGGAACCGTGGCGTGCTGCAGAAGACAATCCCCTCCCCTCGCTGCGCAAGGGCAGCAAGGTCACAACCGAGGCGGTAAACGCCGTACGCCGTCAGACCAAGGCCCCCGCGCACTTCACCGACGCATCGCTGCTCGCCGCCATGGAAACCGCAGGCAAATTCGTGGAAGACGAAGAACTGCGCAATGCCATGAAGGAACGCGGGCTTGGCACCCCAGCCACACGCGCCCAGATCATTGAAACACTGCTCTCCCGCCACTATGTTGATAAGGACGGGAAAAAGCTGATCTGCAGCGAAAGAGGGCTGGAGGTGGCGGACATCGTCTCCGCGCTCCTGCCCGAGGTGGCCTCTCCTGAAATGACCGGCCTGTGGGAGAAGAAACTCAAGGATATCGAAGCAGCCCAGTACACCTATCCCGACTTCATGCGTGAGATCCGCACCATGGTCAGCCGTGGCATAGGGCACATTAAGGGGCGCAGTGTCGCTTCCATCATTGTGGCAGCCAAGGCGAGGTCCATGCCCGCCCGCGAGCCGGATGGCAAATGCCCCCTGTGCGGCGGCGAGATTGTGGAACGGGAAAAAGGATTCAGCTGTTCGCGCTGGAAGCGTGAAGACGGTGGCTGTCTTTTTGTGATATGGAAGACCATGTTCGGGCGTGAACTGCCTCCGGAGATTATCCGTGAGTTGCTGGAAACCGGCCGCACGGCCGAACCGCTGGACTTTGTCTCGCGTGCAGGCAAGCCCTATACGGCCCGCCTTGTGCTGGAAGAGGGACAGGTGAAACCCGAATTTGTCAATGACCGGGCTCCCCGCACGCACGCCCCTGAACGCGAAACCAGTTCCGGAAGCGAAATACCGGATGAGGCAGCACCATCCTGCAACACGGACCAGCCTTTGGAAGAAGCCCGCTTTGCTCATAACGATTTCTCTGCTATGCAAGAACAGTCAGAGGATAGCGAGACTCCACCTCCCGGCTCCGAAGAGGCATAA
- a CDS encoding rubrerythrin family protein — MSKTLANLMEAFAGESQANRKYLAYAKQADKEGFPQVAKLFRAAADAETIHAHGHLRNAGKIGDTISNLKDAIAGETHEFKNMYPQMIVEAEAEGEKVAARYFGFANKAEQVHAELYSKMLESLENPKDVDYYNCSVCGYTHEGEFTDSKCPICGAAPKAFYKVD; from the coding sequence ATGAGTAAGACCCTTGCCAATCTGATGGAAGCTTTTGCAGGTGAATCCCAGGCTAACCGCAAGTACCTTGCCTACGCCAAGCAGGCCGACAAGGAAGGCTTTCCCCAGGTAGCAAAGCTGTTCCGTGCAGCTGCAGACGCTGAAACCATCCACGCTCACGGCCACCTGCGCAACGCTGGCAAGATTGGTGACACCATCTCCAACCTCAAGGACGCCATCGCCGGTGAAACCCACGAGTTCAAGAACATGTATCCCCAGATGATCGTCGAGGCAGAAGCCGAAGGCGAAAAGGTAGCAGCACGCTACTTCGGCTTTGCCAACAAGGCAGAGCAGGTACATGCGGAACTGTACTCCAAGATGCTCGAATCTCTGGAAAACCCCAAGGACGTTGACTACTACAACTGCTCCGTTTGCGGTTACACCCACGAAGGCGAGTTCACCGACAGCAAGTGCCCCATCTGTGGCGCTGCTCCCAAGGCCTTCTACAAGGTCGACTAA
- a CDS encoding RNA recognition motif domain-containing protein has product MSKNIYVGNLSWSATDDDLRSLFSNYGNVLSAKVVEDRETGRSRGFGFVEMDNADALQAIEALNGQNFQGRDLRVNEAQPRERRPRY; this is encoded by the coding sequence ATGTCCAAGAACATCTATGTTGGCAATCTGTCCTGGTCCGCAACTGACGACGACCTCCGTTCCCTGTTCTCCAACTACGGAAACGTACTGTCCGCCAAGGTTGTTGAAGACCGTGAAACCGGCCGCTCCCGTGGTTTCGGCTTCGTTGAAATGGATAACGCAGACGCCCTTCAGGCTATTGAAGCACTGAACGGTCAGAACTTCCAGGGTCGTGACCTGCGCGTGAACGAAGCACAGCCCCGTGAACGCCGTCCCCGTTACTAG